The window ATCCGGGGCAAGAGTGGTGTCGGGGAGTTCTTCGGAGCGTCCAACGGTGTCGAGTGCAGGGACGAGGATTGGTCTGACGACGACCGGGCGTTGCGCGGGGGGACCGGCCAGGCTGCGATCTCCCCAGACGCAGAGGGAGGCCATGGCGGTGCCGTGCTGTCTCAGTTTGGTTTCAGCACTGGTGTATGAGCCGAGGTCGTCGGGGTCCAGTACGGAGATGCGGTCGGCAAGTAGCAGATGGTTCGCGACGGGGACGCCGTCCAGGACGCACAGCACGGGGTCACCGGTTGGCAGTGGAGCCGGGCTGGGTGGACCTGCTGGTGACTCCTCGGAGAAGCGGTGCGACTGGGCCGTGACGCGTAGGTACATAACGTGCGCCGATTTCACCGCCATGACTGCGTTGTAGTCGCCGCCGGCCAGACGCTGGAGAACGTCGAGGGGAACTTCGCACCTCAAGCCGTGGTAGCCGACCTCGGGGACTTGAGCACTTGAGATGACCTGCCCGCCGCCCTGCTGGATGAGGGTGATTACTTCGGTCTGGGCGCGTTGACGCGCAGCTTCGGACCCTCGGTACCACAGTTCGATCTCGATGCTGTGGTTCCCAGGGAGCATGCCGGCCAGAGCGGCGGCGACGTCTGTGGTTCTGACTCTGTCCTGCGGTCCCCAGGCCCGGACGTCCTTGAGGTGGGCGAACAACCGCTTTAGCGGCGCGTAGCCGGTGTCGACTTTGCCGGTGTCCTGCCACCTACGCCATTGCGTGAGGATGTTGGTCCGGGCCCGCTCGTTGACGCAGACGGCGTGAAGGCAGCCTGTCACGGGCAGGCTCTTGTCGACCGACGTGCGGGGGAAGTCAGGGTCGGGTTCGAACTCGCGATCAACCTCGGTCAGAATCTCCAGGCCGGCAAGGACAGCAACGTCGCTGAGGTCTTCTCGCTCATCGAGCGACTCGAACACGATGACGAGCTGTGGGTCACTGGCACCGAAAGATGCGGTCAGGGTGGCCTGGTCCGCGAAGGCGTTATCGAGGTCGGCAAAACGGCTCGCGAGACGTTGTCCCTGCCGAGCAGCAGAGGGAAGAGTGACCTTTGGTCGGCCTCCAGTGTTGGGGGAGAAGGGGACAGCCGGCCCCATGGGTCCCCAAAGCACCGGGCGATGGACGGAGGGTTGCTCAGTCATCGTGCGTGGGTCGGGCTCGGTTCGACCAGATGCGTAGGAGGCGCTCGGTCACGGCATTCGGGTCGGCGTCAAAGCCGTCGAGGATTTGGCGGCGACGGACATCTTCTGCAAAGTCTTCGACCTCGGCGTAGCTGGCGTCGTGAAGACGGTCTGCGATGCTTCGTTGGGACTTACCCAACTGCACCCCCGTGCGAGCGGACCAGGCGCGGAGAAGTTCGATCTTGCCTTCGCGGGTTGCTTTGGGCAGGGACAGGCGGACTTGCATACGGCGCCAGACTGCGCGGTCAAGAAGTTCTGCATGGTTGGTAGCGGCGATGACGATGACGTGGCTGGGTAGACGGTCGATCTGGAGAAGGAGAGAGCTGACCACTCGCTTGATCTCGCCGGTCTCGTGCGTGTCACCACGTTCCTTGGCGACGGCGTCGAACTCGTCGAAGAAGAGCACGCAGGGGCGCACGCGTACCGCGGCGAACAAGGTGTCCATGCGGCTGGCGGTCTCGCCGAGGAAGGAACCGATGAGCGCTTCGTAGCGCACCGTCAGCAGAGGAACGGCGATCTCAGTGGCGACGGCTTCGGCGAGTGTGGTCTTGCCGCTTCCTGGAGGCCCTTCTAGCAGGATTCGGTGCCGTGGCTCGACGCCGTGGCTGCGGAGGAGGTCGCGGCGGTGGTGCTCCTCGATCACGTCGCTCGTGGCCTGGCGAACGGCTGCCGGCAGCACGAGGTCTGCGATGCGACTCGTTGGCTCGGACTCGTGGAACAGGCCGGCCGACTCTTTATGACGTGAGAGGGGCGAGACGGATGATCCAGGGCTTTGCCGTCGTGTGAGTGCTTCAGCCAGCTGAGAGGCGAGCACCCCGTGCTTCTTAGCGTTCTCTTCGGCGATGAGTGCCTCAGCGGCACGCCGGAACGCTAGGTCGTCTCCGCCGGCACCGGACTGGACCAGCGCCAGGAGTAGGTCACTGCGCGCCATGGTCTGCCCTCTCTTGTCCTGCTCATCTTCGCAGAAGGTCATCGGCCAGCTCGTACGTGCGGGCCGCGAGTCGCAGACTGCCATCGAGACTGGTGGGGAGCCATCCTCGCACCAGGGCCAGTCAAGTCGGCGCCGGTGTCTGGGCCCGGGACGGCGCCCACAGCCGGAGCGAGGGGTCCAAGGCGCCCAGGGCGTCCAGGCGATGATGGAGGTCCCGGAAGCCGTTCAGGACGAGGGGAGTCGGCGGCGGTCAGCAGGCACCGAATGATCATGGTTGCAGGCGGTATGGCGCCAGCTCGGTCACTTCCGGTCCATGATCACGGGTCGGTGGACCGGGGAGCGTGCCCGCTTCTCCAGGGGCCGGCGGGGCGGTCACGGGCGGTCACGGGGCGGTCGTAGCTGTTGGCCCTGGGGCGCGGTGTCCTCACCTCCGGTGCAGCGGGGCTCGTGCCGTCTGCGTCGTCGGAGGTGTCTTCCCCTTCCCCTTCGGGGGTCTCCTCGTTGTCCCCGGTGCGGACGGCGGTGGCGAAGTCGATGAAGAGGTTGCCCACGGTGACGGTGTAGTGCTCGACCTTGTCCAGGGCTTGTACGGCGGTGATCGCGCCCCGGTAGATGCCCAGGCCGAGAAGGAGGCCGAAGATCACGGCGAAGACGCCCTCGCTCCCCGCGCGAAGGTGCGGACGAGAGTGTG of the Kineococcus endophyticus genome contains:
- a CDS encoding AAA family ATPase translates to MTFCEDEQDKRGQTMARSDLLLALVQSGAGGDDLAFRRAAEALIAEENAKKHGVLASQLAEALTRRQSPGSSVSPLSRHKESAGLFHESEPTSRIADLVLPAAVRQATSDVIEEHHRRDLLRSHGVEPRHRILLEGPPGSGKTTLAEAVATEIAVPLLTVRYEALIGSFLGETASRMDTLFAAVRVRPCVLFFDEFDAVAKERGDTHETGEIKRVVSSLLLQIDRLPSHVIVIAATNHAELLDRAVWRRMQVRLSLPKATREGKIELLRAWSARTGVQLGKSQRSIADRLHDASYAEVEDFAEDVRRRQILDGFDADPNAVTERLLRIWSNRARPTHDD